The following coding sequences are from one Streptomyces dengpaensis window:
- the soxR gene encoding redox-sensitive transcriptional activator SoxR — protein MPQIPEKIHELTVGQLSARSGAAVSALHFYESKGLISSRRTTGNQRRYQRDALRRVAFVRAAQRVGIPLATIREALAELPEERTPTREDWARLSEAWRSELDERIKQLSRLRDHLTDCIGCGCLSLENCVLSNPDDVFGERGTGSSLMMDPAARPRERREQERQRQPEDCR, from the coding sequence GAGAAGATCCACGAACTCACGGTCGGCCAGCTGTCGGCCCGCAGCGGCGCCGCCGTCTCCGCCCTGCACTTCTACGAGTCCAAGGGTCTGATCAGCAGCCGCCGCACCACGGGAAACCAGCGCCGCTACCAGCGCGACGCGCTGCGCCGCGTCGCCTTCGTACGGGCTGCGCAACGCGTCGGCATCCCGCTCGCCACCATCCGCGAGGCCCTCGCCGAACTCCCCGAGGAGCGCACCCCGACGAGGGAGGACTGGGCCCGGCTCTCGGAGGCCTGGCGCTCCGAACTCGATGAGCGCATCAAGCAGCTGAGCCGGCTGCGAGACCACCTCACGGACTGCATCGGCTGCGGCTGTCTGTCCCTGGAGAACTGCGTGCTCTCCAACCCGGACGACGTCTTCGGCGAGCGCGGGACCGGCTCCAGCCTCATGATGGATCCCGCCGCCCGGCCGCGGGAACGCCGTGAGCAGGAGCGGCAGCGGCAGCCCGAGGACTGCCGCTGA